One genomic region from Halobacteriovorax sp. HLS encodes:
- a CDS encoding biopolymer transporter ExbD: MRRARSNSQRGRGRKKAAVMDLDITSLLDILVILLVFLLKSYNSSGVVLTVPKGIELPTSESSSLNTSGIIVQVSPTTIWVDNKIVLESKKDSLSQDQTGRRIIPLYNELVKKKELIKQIEKSSPEAQKFTGVVNLVVDKTIKYSYIKKLMYTSATAGFGKYKFVVLSNE; this comes from the coding sequence ATGAGAAGAGCACGTTCAAATTCACAAAGAGGAAGAGGTAGAAAGAAAGCTGCCGTTATGGATCTCGATATAACTTCACTATTAGATATACTTGTTATCCTACTTGTTTTTCTCTTAAAAAGTTATAACTCTTCAGGAGTTGTTCTAACTGTTCCAAAAGGAATTGAACTTCCAACATCTGAGTCATCTTCTCTAAATACGTCTGGTATTATCGTTCAAGTCTCCCCTACAACGATCTGGGTTGATAATAAAATTGTCCTAGAGTCTAAGAAAGATTCGCTTTCCCAAGATCAAACAGGAAGAAGAATTATTCCTCTATACAATGAGCTCGTAAAAAAGAAAGAGCTTATTAAGCAAATCGAAAAATCATCCCCAGAGGCCCAAAAGTTCACTGGTGTTGTAAATCTTGTTGTAGATAAAACAATCAAATATAGCTATATCAAGAAGCTTATGTACACTTCTGCAACAGCTGGATTTGGAAAGTATAAATTTGTCGTATTAAGCAATGAGTAA
- a CDS encoding biopolymer transporter ExbD, whose product MYRAPSRRKNKKEVKKPNLIPILDAVFIFIFFLLMSASFLNIHEIQSDVPIISNQEPPKNKKPPLALTLKIRASNIQILTGVPGSVRKSIGKNSDGDYDLVALRTYLIGLKKSNATEKDIVLEPLVDLQYEELVKIMDSVRILKNTDPDIWTTGKDGSDIRIKELFSNIVFGNIQS is encoded by the coding sequence GTGTATAGAGCACCAAGTAGAAGAAAAAATAAAAAAGAAGTAAAAAAACCAAATCTAATTCCTATATTAGATGCGGTTTTTATATTTATTTTCTTTCTTTTGATGTCTGCAAGTTTTTTAAACATTCATGAAATTCAAAGTGATGTTCCAATTATTTCTAATCAAGAGCCACCAAAGAATAAAAAGCCACCTCTGGCCCTAACCTTAAAGATAAGGGCCTCTAATATTCAAATCCTAACAGGTGTTCCTGGTTCAGTGAGAAAGAGTATCGGAAAAAATAGTGATGGTGATTATGATCTAGTTGCTCTGAGAACATATTTAATTGGACTTAAAAAGAGTAATGCAACTGAAAAAGACATCGTTCTAGAGCCTCTCGTAGATTTGCAATATGAAGAGCTCGTTAAGATCATGGACTCTGTAAGAATTCTAAAAAATACAGACCCTGACATCTGGACTACAGGTAAAGATGGATCGGACATTAGAATTAAAGAGTTATTTAGTAATATAGTATTTGGAAATATCCAGAGTTAA
- a CDS encoding MotA/TolQ/ExbB proton channel family protein → MEATAVSTGMNGIAQFIQSGGIFMWVILLIWAIGVAIAIERFSKLSFKLDVDGPSFMNELQRYILSNDIQGAIRVCSGSVAALPRVLKSGLKRSNQSTSQVQNAIDATALEVIPKVELRLNYLQLIANISTLFGLLGTIQGLIETFTAVGSADPAQKQELLALGISKAMNTTFLGLLAAITVMMLHAFLSAKSEKIINEIDEFSVKLLDLLGTRKEEENS, encoded by the coding sequence ATGGAAGCAACAGCAGTATCGACAGGAATGAATGGAATTGCCCAATTTATCCAAAGTGGCGGAATCTTTATGTGGGTTATCCTGCTGATTTGGGCCATTGGTGTAGCAATTGCTATTGAACGTTTTTCAAAATTATCTTTTAAATTAGATGTAGATGGTCCTTCATTTATGAATGAGCTTCAAAGATATATCTTATCCAATGATATTCAAGGTGCAATTAGAGTTTGTTCAGGCTCAGTTGCTGCACTACCGAGAGTATTAAAAAGTGGATTAAAAAGATCTAACCAAAGTACTTCACAAGTGCAAAATGCCATCGATGCAACAGCGCTTGAAGTTATCCCAAAAGTAGAACTAAGATTGAACTACTTGCAACTAATTGCAAATATCTCAACTCTATTTGGTCTACTTGGAACAATTCAAGGTCTAATTGAAACATTTACGGCAGTTGGTTCAGCTGATCCAGCTCAAAAGCAAGAGTTACTTGCCCTTGGTATTTCAAAAGCAATGAACACGACTTTCCTAGGTCTACTAGCAGCTATAACGGTAATGATGCTACATGCATTCTTATCAGCTAAGTCAGAGAAAATTATCAATGAGATTGATGAATTTTCAGTGAAGCTTTTAGATTTATTAGGAACAAGAAAAGAAGAAGAGAATTCATAA
- the gmhA gene encoding D-sedoheptulose 7-phosphate isomerase: MSTFIKDSLLDAKNTLERFIENETNIAAMESAIKTFIATLNNGGRIYSCGNGGSLCDSMHFAEELTGRYRKDRRALAAMSFSDPSHMSCVGNDFGYDQIFAKMVEAFGQKGDSLLAISTSGNSANVINAVNEAKARGVTTIGLLGKDGGKLKDLVDISIIVESKLTDRIQEIHIKIIHNFIEGIERELFPEHYN, from the coding sequence ATGTCTACATTTATAAAAGATTCTCTCTTAGATGCAAAAAATACTCTCGAGAGATTTATTGAAAATGAAACTAATATTGCGGCCATGGAAAGTGCGATTAAAACTTTCATCGCGACTTTAAATAATGGTGGCAGAATTTATAGTTGTGGAAATGGTGGCTCACTATGTGATTCAATGCATTTTGCTGAAGAACTTACTGGAAGATATAGAAAAGATAGAAGAGCACTTGCTGCGATGTCATTTAGTGACCCTAGCCATATGAGTTGTGTTGGTAACGATTTTGGTTACGATCAAATTTTTGCAAAAATGGTTGAGGCCTTTGGACAAAAAGGTGATTCATTACTAGCAATCTCAACGAGTGGAAACTCTGCTAACGTAATCAATGCAGTTAATGAAGCCAAAGCAAGAGGCGTAACAACGATTGGTCTTCTTGGTAAAGATGGTGGAAAGCTTAAAGACCTAGTTGATATATCAATTATTGTTGAGTCAAAACTGACTGACAGAATTCAAGAAATACATATAAAAATAATTCACAACTTTATTGAAGGCATAGAAAGAGAGCTCTTCCCAGAGCATTATAACTAG